From a single Campylobacter concisus genomic region:
- the dapE gene encoding succinyl-diaminopimelate desuccinylase, producing MVVSFLKELLSFRSITPNDAGSLEFIAKFLPDFEAKFIEKNGTKNLILSKIYGDGEHLAFAGHVDVVPPGEGWDSEPFTPLEKDGYIYARGAQDMKSGVAAFVCAAKDTKFDGKLSLILTSDEEGDGTYGTPLALEYLREINDLPKFCVVAEPTCDKEFGDSIKVGRRGSINGKIVIKGVQGHVAYPEKCVNPVNLIAPLLSKIADHDMDGGSEFFSPSKIVVTDIRGGMQVCNVTPSELSIMFNVRNSNLTDVNDVESYLREVLKGLDYELSIKQSSKRFLTNKDSKIVKNLIASVTKITGVTPVLNTKGGSSDARHFAEFGVDAIEFGVINDRIHAKNERVSVGEVNKLYEIFKDLIEKF from the coding sequence GTGGTAGTTAGCTTTTTAAAAGAGCTTTTAAGCTTTCGCTCTATCACACCTAATGATGCTGGAAGCTTAGAATTTATTGCTAAATTTTTGCCTGATTTTGAGGCGAAATTTATAGAAAAAAATGGCACAAAAAATCTCATACTTTCTAAAATTTATGGTGATGGCGAGCATCTAGCTTTTGCTGGACACGTTGATGTCGTGCCTCCAGGTGAGGGCTGGGATAGCGAGCCATTTACTCCACTAGAAAAAGATGGCTACATCTACGCAAGAGGCGCACAGGATATGAAAAGTGGCGTGGCTGCTTTTGTTTGCGCTGCTAAAGATACGAAATTTGATGGTAAGCTAAGCCTCATATTAACAAGCGACGAAGAGGGCGATGGCACATATGGCACGCCTTTAGCACTTGAATATTTGCGCGAAATAAATGATTTGCCAAAATTTTGCGTAGTGGCTGAGCCAACTTGCGATAAAGAATTTGGCGATAGCATAAAAGTTGGCAGACGTGGCTCGATAAATGGCAAGATCGTGATAAAGGGCGTTCAAGGGCATGTGGCATATCCTGAAAAGTGTGTAAATCCGGTAAATTTGATAGCTCCACTTTTAAGTAAGATAGCTGATCATGATATGGACGGCGGAAGTGAGTTTTTTAGTCCAAGCAAGATTGTGGTAACTGATATTAGAGGCGGTATGCAAGTTTGTAATGTCACTCCAAGTGAGCTTAGCATAATGTTTAACGTTAGAAACTCAAATTTAACCGATGTAAATGATGTTGAGAGCTATCTTAGAGAGGTTTTAAAAGGGCTTGATTACGAGCTTAGTATAAAGCAAAGCTCAAAGAGATTTTTAACAAACAAAGATAGCAAAATCGTAAAAAATTTAATAGCTTCTGTCACAAAGATCACCGGAGTCACGCCGGTTCTAAATACAAAGGGCGGCTCGAGCGATGCAAGACACTTTGCTGAATTTGGCGTAGATGCGATAGAATTTGGCGTCATAAACGACCGTATACACGCTAAAAACGAGCGAGTTAGTGTTGGTGAAGTAAATAAACTTTATGAAATTTTTAAAGATTTGATAGAAAAATTTTAA
- a CDS encoding EAL domain-containing protein, whose product MTYQYVDYFKNVSKYDVANFQSYINDSAMGDVLLLKDDNKNGYKVVASSDKRIINQEFNDKSCGNIFAHNFQKDYFWAKILPENAAQVCMFVPVGEYILGFKGKVDQRITGTHDEYFFEWLLNNMALTFILSFVGAIVALSTCIWYAVKYIKEKNNYNELKTDAKKQIEELGEKLYIDPMTGLLNKTALVRDINSYENPKVVLIDIDDFGKMNDFYGKFACDQILVKMADLISEFAKDENMKAYCIEADRFALVEDSDSFIDRYEDMVEDLIEIFKGRMLSIVDEDGREIEDIEIHSTIGFALDSDQTLRKATIALKTAKEQDKDYVCYFKGLNQKEEYATQIERSKLIQYATINNNIVPYFQPIVNDQKVPVKYECLIRLLDRGDVISPNIFLDISKRIKRYADLEKQLIVKCFKQLVEDKNLVLSINLSSRDMIDGDVSSLVLNLLNKHNVAGRVVFEIVEDEELKNLERVSNFIERVKSMGAKIAIDDFGSGYSNFSYIIKIKPDYVKIDGSIIKDIDINKDSHSIASAIVAFAKDLGIKTIAEYVHSKEIFEICKEIGIDEFQGFYFGAPERAGS is encoded by the coding sequence TTGACATATCAATATGTTGATTATTTCAAAAATGTCAGCAAATATGATGTCGCAAATTTCCAATCTTACATTAACGATAGTGCTATGGGTGATGTCCTTTTATTAAAGGATGATAATAAAAATGGATACAAGGTCGTAGCGTCTTCAGATAAAAGAATAATAAATCAAGAATTTAACGACAAAAGCTGTGGAAACATCTTTGCTCATAATTTCCAAAAAGATTATTTTTGGGCAAAAATTTTGCCAGAAAACGCTGCTCAAGTTTGTATGTTTGTACCGGTTGGAGAGTATATATTAGGCTTTAAAGGAAAGGTCGATCAGCGTATTACTGGCACGCATGATGAGTACTTTTTTGAGTGGCTTTTAAACAATATGGCTTTAACATTTATCTTAAGCTTCGTTGGCGCAATAGTTGCTTTGTCTACTTGTATATGGTACGCGGTTAAATATATAAAAGAAAAAAATAACTATAATGAATTAAAAACAGATGCTAAAAAACAGATAGAAGAGCTTGGAGAAAAGCTTTATATCGATCCAATGACTGGACTTTTAAATAAAACAGCATTGGTGCGTGATATTAATAGCTATGAAAATCCTAAAGTAGTGCTTATAGATATTGACGATTTTGGCAAGATGAATGACTTTTACGGTAAATTTGCATGTGATCAGATTTTGGTAAAGATGGCTGATTTGATCAGTGAATTTGCTAAAGATGAGAATATGAAGGCTTACTGTATAGAAGCAGATAGGTTTGCTCTGGTAGAAGATAGCGATAGCTTTATCGATAGATATGAAGATATGGTTGAAGATTTGATAGAAATTTTTAAAGGTCGTATGCTAAGTATAGTCGATGAAGATGGTAGGGAGATAGAAGATATCGAGATACATAGTACAATAGGCTTTGCTCTTGATAGTGACCAAACGCTAAGAAAAGCAACAATAGCATTAAAAACAGCAAAAGAGCAAGATAAAGACTATGTTTGCTATTTCAAAGGGCTAAATCAAAAAGAGGAATACGCAACTCAAATAGAACGCTCTAAACTGATACAATACGCCACTATAAACAACAATATAGTTCCTTATTTTCAGCCGATAGTTAATGACCAAAAGGTACCTGTAAAATACGAATGTTTGATAAGACTTTTAGATAGAGGCGACGTTATATCACCAAATATCTTTTTAGATATCTCAAAGCGTATTAAGCGTTATGCTGATCTTGAGAAACAACTCATTGTAAAGTGTTTTAAACAGCTTGTAGAGGATAAGAATTTAGTACTTTCTATAAATTTAAGCAGTAGAGATATGATCGATGGTGATGTTAGCTCACTTGTTTTAAATTTATTAAATAAGCACAATGTTGCTGGTAGAGTAGTATTTGAGATCGTTGAAGATGAAGAGCTTAAAAATTTAGAGAGAGTTTCAAATTTTATCGAGCGTGTAAAAAGCATGGGCGCAAAGATCGCTATTGATGATTTTGGCTCAGGATATTCAAATTTTTCTTACATTATAAAGATCAAGCCTGACTACGTGAAGATCGATGGCTCTATTATAAAAGATATAGACATAAATAAAGATTCACACTCTATCGCAAGTGCGATCGTGGCATTTGCAAAAGACCTTGGTATAAAAACTATTGCTGAATATGTGCATTCAAAAGAGATATTTGAAATCTGTAAAGAGATCGGCATAGATGAGTTCCAGGGCTTTTATTTTGGTGCACCAGAGCGTGCTGGCTCATAA
- a CDS encoding endonuclease MutS2 produces MTEEIFLKLDLGEYLEKFNSFLARQKPLFLQGDSKIHFENISELSKYDFKAPDEIKELDDALMRLSKQAVLHISEIYEFAKIIKYFSYLKKQKFEGRLGEWIAKVEIPEAMSHMANSFDENGEFSDSVDERFHAIKQAFNEKKRQIDAELKKLIYSKHITPYLVDTQTHYINSQEALLVRGGFNHALKGTVIARSSGGYFYVAPVSTERLKKEQSELLDRKEEIIFEHCKKFSLQMSKSLLFLKFINNAFDQFDAYQARVNLARSRDYEFVLPNSSHVIKLEKFAHPALKNPKSVSVDFGKKVLLITGVNAGGKSMLLKSIISATLLAKYLLPMRIDANRSSIGSFKEFDAIIEDPQSVKNDISTFAGRMVHFARLFTKKSIIIGIDEIELGTDFEEAASLYGVMIERLITQDIKMIITTHHKRLAMLLAKNKEVELVAALYDEAAQRPKFEFLKGTIGKSYAFETAARYGISQNLVAQAKKIYGEDKENLNEIITKTLNLQTKLDEGIKEVAAKEERLERLLEEQKELKEKNEIKLNATISRLEKEYYEAINAAKAVINFKEIKDKQRALNVANEKKAAIVKPKKTERESLKVGDRVKYENIKGTVLSISKNDAMIESNGINLRVPLELLRKNGNEVELPKKGGVSLNVDKPKTASLSLDLHGMRADEAIAKLDKFISDSLVMGFDEVSIFHGIGTGKLAFAVRNFLKEHPSVKEFFDAPANQGGYGAKIVRL; encoded by the coding sequence ATGACTGAAGAGATATTTTTAAAGCTCGATTTGGGCGAGTATTTAGAGAAATTTAACTCCTTTTTGGCAAGGCAAAAACCGCTATTTTTACAAGGCGACAGCAAAATCCACTTTGAAAACATTAGTGAGCTTTCAAAGTATGATTTCAAGGCGCCTGACGAGATAAAAGAGCTTGATGATGCGCTTATGAGACTTAGCAAGCAAGCAGTGCTTCACATCAGTGAAATTTACGAGTTTGCAAAGATCATTAAGTATTTTTCATATCTAAAAAAGCAAAAATTTGAAGGCAGACTTGGCGAGTGGATCGCTAAAGTTGAAATCCCCGAAGCGATGAGCCATATGGCAAACAGCTTTGATGAAAACGGCGAGTTTAGCGACAGCGTGGATGAGAGATTTCACGCGATAAAGCAAGCATTTAACGAGAAAAAGCGCCAGATAGATGCCGAGCTTAAAAAGCTCATCTACTCAAAGCACATCACGCCCTATCTAGTCGATACCCAGACGCACTACATCAACTCGCAAGAGGCACTTTTGGTGCGTGGCGGCTTTAATCACGCCCTAAAAGGCACCGTGATCGCTAGAAGCTCAGGCGGCTACTTCTACGTCGCACCTGTAAGCACCGAGCGCCTAAAAAAGGAGCAAAGCGAGCTGCTTGACAGAAAAGAGGAGATCATTTTTGAGCACTGCAAGAAATTTAGCTTGCAGATGAGCAAGAGCCTGCTTTTTTTGAAATTTATAAATAACGCATTTGATCAGTTTGACGCATATCAGGCGCGTGTAAATTTGGCTAGATCACGTGACTATGAGTTTGTTTTGCCAAACAGCTCGCATGTTATCAAGCTTGAGAAATTTGCCCATCCAGCGCTTAAAAACCCAAAGAGCGTGAGTGTGGATTTTGGTAAAAAAGTGCTTCTCATTACCGGCGTAAATGCTGGCGGTAAGTCGATGCTTTTAAAATCTATCATCTCAGCCACGCTGCTTGCAAAATATTTACTACCTATGCGTATCGATGCAAATCGCTCAAGCATCGGCTCTTTTAAAGAATTTGACGCGATCATAGAAGATCCGCAAAGTGTGAAAAACGATATCTCGACCTTTGCTGGCAGGATGGTGCACTTTGCAAGGCTTTTTACTAAAAAATCGATCATCATAGGCATCGACGAGATCGAGCTTGGTACCGACTTTGAGGAGGCTGCGAGCTTGTATGGTGTCATGATAGAGCGCCTTATCACTCAAGATATCAAAATGATCATCACGACCCACCACAAGCGCCTTGCGATGTTGCTAGCTAAAAATAAAGAGGTTGAGCTAGTGGCGGCACTTTACGACGAGGCGGCTCAAAGGCCTAAATTTGAGTTTTTAAAAGGCACGATCGGCAAGTCTTACGCCTTTGAAACGGCGGCAAGATACGGCATATCTCAAAATTTAGTGGCGCAGGCAAAGAAAATTTACGGCGAAGATAAAGAGAATTTAAACGAGATCATCACAAAGACGCTAAATTTACAAACCAAGCTTGATGAGGGGATAAAAGAGGTTGCGGCAAAAGAGGAGCGGCTGGAGCGCTTGCTTGAAGAGCAAAAAGAGCTAAAAGAGAAAAATGAGATCAAGCTAAATGCGACTATTTCGCGCCTTGAAAAAGAGTATTATGAAGCGATAAATGCGGCAAAAGCTGTTATAAATTTCAAAGAGATAAAAGACAAGCAAAGGGCGCTAAACGTGGCAAATGAGAAAAAAGCTGCCATCGTTAAGCCTAAAAAAACTGAGCGCGAGAGCCTAAAAGTAGGCGATAGAGTGAAATATGAAAATATAAAAGGCACGGTTTTAAGCATCTCTAAAAATGACGCGATGATCGAGTCAAATGGTATAAATTTACGTGTGCCACTAGAGCTTTTAAGAAAAAATGGCAACGAAGTGGAGCTACCTAAAAAAGGTGGCGTTAGCCTAAATGTAGATAAGCCAAAAACGGCCTCGCTCTCGCTTGATCTGCATGGCATGAGAGCTGATGAGGCGATAGCAAAACTGGATAAATTTATCTCAGATAGTCTTGTTATGGGATTTGACGAGGTTAGCATATTTCACGGCATCGGCACTGGCAAGCTCGCCTTTGCTGTTAGAAATTTCTTAAAAGAGCATCCAAGTGTGAAAGAGTTTTTTGATGCACCGGCAAATCAGGGTGGATATGGAGCTAAAATAGTCAGGCTTTAA
- the murC gene encoding UDP-N-acetylmuramate--L-alanine ligase — MKKVHFIGIGGIGISAIARFLHEKGHKISGSDIKESKTTLELQNEGIEVITPHCKEAIKDQDFVVYSAAIKEDNIELVEARNKGIKCFSRKEILPYVLEDKCVFAVAGAHGKSTTSAMLASLIEGSVIIGAISKQFGSNMRYAKSDNVVFEADESDSSFLNSNPYLAIVTNAEPEHMEHYDYDLAKFYAAYKGFLERAKVRVINAEDEFLSTLKLDAIRLYPSSDITELTMVVRDYQPYTSFNLKNLGKFEAFGMGEHIAIDASLAILAAMHETPLKDIRENLLNFKGIKKRFDILSANKNFVLIDDYAHHPTEIKATLKSVFEYAKILGINSVTAIFQPHRYTRLSTNLPGFKECFKGVDELVILPVYAAGENPIEVDMKSEFSEYNPIFTDKVERVEEGIEFTDEFGVKNRLSDGIVVGFGAGDISVQLRGGY, encoded by the coding sequence ATCAAAAAAGTCCATTTCATAGGCATCGGCGGCATCGGTATCTCAGCCATCGCTAGATTTTTACACGAAAAAGGCCACAAGATAAGTGGTAGTGACATCAAAGAGAGCAAGACGACTCTTGAGCTTCAAAATGAAGGCATCGAGGTCATCACACCGCACTGTAAAGAGGCGATAAAAGACCAAGACTTTGTGGTCTACTCAGCCGCGATAAAAGAGGATAACATCGAGCTAGTGGAGGCCAGAAACAAGGGCATAAAGTGCTTTTCAAGAAAAGAAATTTTGCCTTATGTGCTTGAGGATAAGTGTGTTTTTGCAGTAGCTGGCGCGCACGGCAAGAGTACGACTTCAGCAATGCTAGCAAGCCTAATCGAGGGCTCAGTCATCATCGGCGCCATCTCAAAGCAGTTTGGCTCAAATATGCGCTACGCTAAAAGCGATAACGTCGTATTTGAGGCGGATGAGAGCGACTCAAGCTTTCTAAACTCAAACCCATATCTAGCTATCGTCACAAACGCAGAGCCAGAGCACATGGAGCACTACGACTACGATCTAGCTAAATTTTACGCAGCCTACAAGGGCTTTTTGGAGCGCGCAAAGGTTAGAGTGATAAACGCTGAGGACGAGTTTTTAAGCACGCTTAAGCTTGACGCGATCAGGCTTTACCCAAGCAGTGATATCACTGAGCTTACGATGGTGGTAAGAGACTATCAGCCATACACTAGCTTTAACCTTAAAAATTTAGGCAAATTTGAAGCCTTTGGCATGGGCGAGCACATCGCTATAGACGCATCTTTGGCTATTCTAGCTGCGATGCACGAGACGCCGCTTAAAGATATAAGAGAAAATTTATTAAATTTTAAAGGCATCAAAAAGCGTTTTGATATCCTTAGCGCAAACAAAAATTTCGTCCTAATAGACGACTACGCGCACCATCCAACCGAGATAAAAGCAACGCTAAAATCAGTCTTTGAATACGCCAAAATTTTAGGCATAAACAGCGTCACAGCGATATTTCAGCCACACCGCTACACAAGACTTAGCACAAATTTACCTGGCTTTAAAGAGTGCTTTAAGGGTGTTGATGAGCTTGTCATCTTGCCAGTTTATGCAGCTGGAGAAAATCCGATCGAAGTTGATATGAAGAGCGAATTTAGCGAGTATAACCCGATCTTTACAGACAAGGTCGAGAGGGTTGAAGAGGGGATAGAATTTACAGATGAATTTGGCGTGAAAAACCGCCTAAGTGATGGCATCGTAGTTGGCTTTGGAGCGGGCGATATCAGCGTACAGCTAAGGGGCGGATATTAA